From a single Calothrix sp. NIES-2098 genomic region:
- a CDS encoding phosphoenolpyruvate carboxylase, with product MSSLLYSLSQAANIYPASELFLRHRLQIVEELWESVLRQECGQKMVDLLGQLRDLCSPEGQATHDQASSAVKLIEQLNINEAIRAARAFALYFQLINIIEQEYEQRQQLTRYSEAEKEIEDPEILPNVSYSSNQRENDAPVNRGIGADLLAKSWLAKEKDKQKGTFAALFPHLFKLNVPPQQIQRLIAQLDVRLVFTAHPTEIVRHTIRDKQRQVVNLLQQLDRVENRSGGTGGGYPWEAAEIQDKLLEEIRLWWRTDELHQFKPTVLDEVDYALHYFQEVLFDGIPQLHKRIKYALNKTFPWLEPPQKNFCSFGSWVGSDRDGNPSVTPEITWQTACYQRKMVLERYIQSVKQLIELLSVSMHWSDVLPDLLESLELDQSQLSEIYDALALRYRQEPYRLKLSYVLRRLENTRDRNLALYKRETPKNEDKPMYRSGAEFLAELRLIQRNLTETGLSCRELDNLIAQVEIFGFNLTQLDIRQESSRHSDALNEILEYLQVLPQSYNELSEAQRVAWLTGELQTRRPLIPSELPFSEKTNDVIETFRIVRSLQQEFGVHICQTYIISMCREVSDVLEVLLLAKEARLFDPAIAVGTIQVVPLFETVEDLQRSRSVMRQLFELPLYRALLAGGYQQVENQGDKEDKATSSTHATCPLTLNLQEVMLGYSDSNKDSGFLSSNWEIHKAQKSLQHIAEEYGVNLRIFHGRGGSVGRGGGPAYEAILAQPGHSINGRIKITEQGEVLASKYSLLDLALYNLETITTAVIQASLLKTGFDDIEPWNEIMEELAARSRSHYRSLIYEQPDFIDFFHQVTPIEEISQLQISSRPARRPSGKKDLSSLRAIPWVFSWTQTRFLLPSWYGVGTALQEFLQEEPEEHLKLLQYFYLKWPFFKMVISKAEMTLAKVDMQMAQHYVQELSNPEDKPRFEKVFEQIASEYYLTKDLVLKITGHNRLLDGDPVLQRSVQLRNGTIVPLGFIQVSLLKRLRQSRNNAPSGVIHSRYSKGELLRGALLTINGIAAGMRNTG from the coding sequence ATGAGTTCCCTTTTATACTCTTTGTCTCAGGCGGCGAACATCTACCCCGCATCGGAATTATTTTTGCGCCATCGCCTCCAAATTGTGGAGGAATTGTGGGAGTCAGTACTCCGCCAAGAATGCGGACAAAAAATGGTAGATTTATTGGGTCAACTGCGCGATCTGTGTTCGCCAGAAGGCCAAGCTACTCACGACCAAGCCTCATCGGCTGTGAAGTTGATTGAACAACTTAATATCAACGAAGCCATCCGGGCAGCTCGTGCCTTTGCTCTATATTTTCAGTTAATCAACATCATAGAGCAGGAATACGAACAACGGCAGCAATTGACTCGCTATTCTGAAGCAGAAAAAGAGATAGAAGATCCAGAAATCTTACCGAATGTTAGCTATTCATCTAACCAAAGAGAAAACGATGCACCCGTGAATCGGGGGATAGGCGCAGATTTACTAGCCAAGAGTTGGCTTGCAAAAGAAAAGGACAAACAAAAAGGTACTTTTGCGGCTTTATTCCCCCATTTATTTAAATTGAATGTACCACCGCAGCAAATTCAACGCTTGATCGCTCAACTAGATGTGCGATTAGTGTTTACAGCTCATCCTACAGAAATTGTGCGTCACACTATCCGGGATAAGCAACGACAGGTGGTAAACCTATTGCAACAATTGGATAGGGTAGAAAATCGTTCTGGTGGTACAGGGGGAGGATATCCTTGGGAAGCAGCAGAAATCCAAGACAAATTACTCGAAGAAATTCGCTTGTGGTGGCGCACAGATGAATTGCACCAGTTTAAGCCTACTGTGTTAGATGAAGTAGACTATGCTCTGCACTACTTCCAAGAAGTTTTATTTGACGGTATCCCCCAGCTGCATAAACGCATTAAATACGCCCTGAATAAAACCTTTCCTTGGCTAGAACCACCGCAGAAAAACTTCTGCTCTTTTGGTTCTTGGGTAGGTTCAGATCGGGACGGAAACCCCTCAGTGACACCAGAAATTACCTGGCAAACCGCTTGTTATCAGCGAAAAATGGTGTTGGAGAGGTATATTCAATCAGTGAAGCAGCTGATTGAATTATTAAGCGTCTCCATGCATTGGAGTGATGTTCTCCCCGATTTGCTGGAATCTTTGGAGTTAGATCAGTCGCAGCTGAGCGAAATCTATGATGCACTGGCGCTACGTTATCGTCAAGAACCTTATCGGCTGAAGTTGTCTTACGTCTTAAGAAGGCTAGAAAATACACGCGATCGCAATCTAGCTTTATATAAGCGGGAAACGCCAAAAAATGAAGACAAACCCATGTACCGTTCGGGGGCGGAATTTTTAGCCGAACTACGATTGATTCAACGCAACTTGACCGAAACAGGTTTAAGCTGTCGGGAATTAGATAATCTGATTGCGCAGGTAGAAATTTTTGGCTTTAACCTGACACAGCTTGATATCCGCCAAGAATCCTCACGTCATTCTGATGCGCTGAATGAGATTCTAGAATATTTGCAAGTCTTGCCCCAATCTTATAATGAACTCTCGGAAGCACAACGAGTTGCTTGGTTAACCGGAGAATTGCAAACCCGCAGACCGTTAATTCCTTCAGAATTGCCATTTTCCGAAAAAACCAACGATGTCATTGAAACTTTCCGCATAGTGCGATCGCTACAACAAGAGTTTGGCGTCCACATCTGCCAAACTTACATTATCAGTATGTGCCGCGAAGTCAGCGACGTACTTGAAGTTTTGCTATTGGCTAAAGAAGCCAGACTATTCGATCCGGCGATCGCTGTAGGTACAATTCAGGTTGTGCCTTTATTTGAAACGGTAGAAGACTTACAACGCTCTAGAAGCGTAATGCGACAACTGTTTGAACTACCGTTATATCGTGCTTTGTTAGCCGGAGGCTATCAGCAGGTAGAAAATCAGGGAGACAAGGAAGATAAAGCTACCTCTTCTACCCATGCTACTTGTCCGCTGACCCTGAATCTCCAAGAAGTGATGCTAGGGTATTCTGACAGTAACAAGGACTCTGGGTTTTTAAGCAGCAATTGGGAAATTCATAAAGCTCAAAAATCACTCCAGCACATAGCAGAAGAGTATGGTGTGAATCTGCGGATTTTTCACGGACGTGGTGGTTCTGTAGGAAGGGGTGGTGGCCCGGCTTACGAAGCGATTTTGGCTCAACCCGGTCATAGTATTAATGGCAGAATCAAAATTACCGAACAGGGGGAAGTACTAGCTTCTAAATATTCTCTCTTGGACTTGGCTTTGTATAATTTGGAAACGATTACAACTGCTGTAATTCAAGCCAGCCTCCTCAAAACAGGTTTCGATGATATCGAACCGTGGAACGAAATTATGGAGGAACTAGCAGCGCGATCGCGTTCTCATTATCGCTCATTGATTTACGAGCAACCAGATTTTATCGACTTTTTCCACCAAGTCACTCCTATTGAAGAAATTAGCCAATTACAAATTAGTTCTCGTCCAGCGCGGCGTCCCTCTGGTAAAAAGGATTTAAGTTCTTTAAGAGCCATTCCTTGGGTATTTAGTTGGACACAAACTAGGTTTTTACTACCTTCCTGGTATGGTGTGGGTACAGCTTTGCAAGAATTTTTGCAAGAGGAACCAGAAGAACACTTAAAACTACTGCAATACTTTTACCTAAAATGGCCTTTCTTCAAAATGGTGATTTCTAAAGCAGAAATGACCTTGGCAAAAGTAGATATGCAAATGGCCCAGCACTACGTTCAAGAACTCTCAAACCCTGAAGATAAACCGAGATTTGAGAAAGTTTTTGAGCAAATTGCTAGCGAATACTATCTCACCAAAGATTTAGTGTTAAAAATTACTGGACACAATCGACTGCTAGATGGCGATCCAGTATTGCAGCGTTCAGTACAATTACGTAATGGGACAATTGTGCCTTTAGGATTTATTCAAGTTTCCTTACTCAAGCGCTTGCGACAGTCGCGGAATAATGCTCCATCTGGAGTGATCCACTCTCGTTACAGTAAGGGCGAACTACTACGAGGCGCATTGCTAACTATTAACGGGATTGCAGCAGGTATGAGAAATACAGGTTGA